The genomic region ttggaagcctatgtttggatgtcggaagtgttctgggtgaaatcgggattttaccagagtaccgggaggttaccggaaccccccgggagcttaatgggcctatatgggccttaatggaaatagagggaagcaaggggagtgtggggcgccccccccccccaggcccaaACCGAATTTGTTTAGGGTAAGGGGGgttccttcttctcctctctttccttctcccgaatcctattccaactaggaaaggggggagtcctactcccggtgggagtaggactcctcctggcgcgccctctccctggccggctgcacccccccccccttgctcctttatatatgggggcagggggcacccagagacacaacaattgatcagttgatcttttagccgtgtgcagtgcccccctccaccataatccacctcgataatactgtagcggtgcttaggcgaagccctgcgtcggtaaaacatcaacatcgtcaccaggccgtcgtgctgacgaaactttccctcaacactcggctggatcggagtcgagggacatcatcgggctgaacgtgtgctaaactcggaggtgtcgtgcgttcggtacttgatcggtcagatcatgaagacgtacgactacatcaaccgcgttgtgctaacgcttccgctttcggtctacgagggtacgtggacaacactctcctctctcgttgctatgcatcaccatgatcttgcgtgtgcgtaggaatttttttgaaattactacgttccccaacaattgctgCTTCAGCGAATTCAGTCCATGATGATAAGCAAACTGATCAGCTTCTTACCTCTCATAACATAAGTACCTTGCCTCAATAGGGCTATCTTCTCATTTCAGGAGCTAAAATTTATTCTGATATCCTTTGTTCGAAGATTTCAGGACTTCTACATGGAACAACAACTACTGAAGTTGGAGtgtttctttgtttttttgcaGGATCAAGCTAAGGTCAATGTGCAAATTCAAGCTTCCACCCAAAACACAAGCACGCCTCTTCAAGCTAAAGCTGTTGCTTTTCTTCTTGCAGCTCAAGTTGCTCACAGGCTTCACATTTATAGGCCTACTTTCCTCATGGATTGTCTCTCCTTGACAAAAGCGGCAGCAGAAAGAAGTGTTTTGGCTGATTCTACCCCTTGGACCATCAgaaaatatcttgctgattttttCTCTCTTACTAAAGATCTCCAAGCACAGGTGTTTCATATATAAAGAGAGATCAATGGCATAGGTCACAATGTGCCTCATCAGGTTCTTAGATGTTCTATAGAACCTGACATTAGTTGTTTTGCTTCACCTCATACAAATAGGACCTGCCTTGTAGTTTCCCACCTTTCCAATACCAATTTGCAGGGCTATGTACTTCACGCTATAAGATGTTATTGAGCTGAATAAAAGTGTTGGCGCTTTGTGCGACTTTCTCTGTTAAAAAAATGGATTCATCAATAGGAGAAAAAAACAATTATAGTTAGTGGGAAAAACAGTCGAACCATTCCCATTTCTGTTTCGATCTGGTTGAGCCGAACCATTCCCCATCCGCATCCGCACCCAAACCCAGCCAACGGCCACCATGGAAGCACCGCCGTCGTCGCCGCTGCCGACGCTCCCGGACGACATCGTCGAAGAGATCCTCCTCCGCCTACCGCCCGATGACCCAGGCTGCCTCTTCCGCGCCTTCCTCGTCTGCAAGGCCTGGAGGAACGCTGTCTCCCATCCCCACTCCCACCGCAGCTACATCGGGCTCCACGGCCACCGGGCACCCCCCGTCCTCGGCTTCCTCCACGACTGGGAAGATGAGGGCATCCCAGACTTCGTCCCCACCACCACCTCGCCCTTCTCCCTCGCCGCTCTAGACCGCCGGTTCTGGCGCCCCCTCGAATGCTGCCATGGCCGCGCCCTCTTCCTCTCCGACCACCTCCAGGAAACTCAGGAACTCCTCATGTGGGAGCCAATCTCAGGCGCCCGTGAGCGCATACCGGTGCCCTCGGCGTTCACGTGCGGGTGGTCGACCGCGGCCGTGTTCTGCGCAGCCGACGGGTGCGACCACCGCGACTGTGCGAGAGGTCCCTTCGGCGTGGTCTTCGTCTTCACCGTCGACATCTCGAACGACAAAGACTGGCACGTTGCACATCAGCGAGCTCCGACTGCCCAAAGCCGCAATCCCTAAACCCCTAGTACCATCGAATCCCACAATGGTGATTCGGGTGCCTACTAGGCGTCATCCGGCTGTCACAGACCAAAACAAACAGCCGGCCTAATGGCCATCAGATGCGCAGCTCCTGGGCGTCTGTTGGGAACCACGAAGCATGAGGAAGGGGAGCAAGGAGGGAGGCGGAGCTCGCAGCACCGCGCGGCCCGCCTTGCAGCACGTGGCCCCCTTTCGGTGTTGCAGCGGTGAGATCCGGTGGCGATGGTGACCGTTGGCCTCGTCCAACTCGCTTGGGGTGTGGTATTCGCTATGTTGGGAAATGGTTGAGAGAAGACGACGATCCGCTTGGAGATAATAGAAAAGCGGTGGTTGAAAATAAGGACGAGGTGGAGAGACACATGCGCGGGCCCACATGACGCATGTCGAGCATGCAACCCGGCTGTCGCACGACTGTTTACATCCGACTGTTTTGAATCACTTTCCTTCTTTTTTTAGGGTAATACGATACAatgcattttgattttttttcctacttgaagatgaagaagaaatAAATATCTAGTCAGAATAGGGAAAATCAACTAAGCTAGCAAGAAGAGTCGTGGGATGAAAACGAATTTCCCCTGAGATTAGAAAAGGACCCaatcgaaaagaaaagaaaagaaaagtggaAAAAGGAGTCGAGCCCTAAGCACCGCCGAACCATTCTCCACTTTCTCCACTCTCACCCAGACCTAGACCTAGCCCTAGACCTAGGGTTGGCCACCATggaagcaccgccgccgccgcggcggccgccGGCGATCCCGGACGAGCTCTTCGaagagatcctcctccgcctcccaccCGACGACCCCGCCTGCCTCCACCGCGCCTCCCGCGTCTGCAAGGCCTGGAGCCACACCGTGTCCAGCCTCAGATTCCGAcgccgcctccacgagctccacgGCACACCCCCCGTGCTCGGCTTCCTCCACAACTGGGAGGACGATTTCATCCCCCGATTCATCTCCACCACCGCATCGTCCTTCTACCTCGCCGCCCCGGACTGCCTCACCTGGCGGGCCATCGACTGCCGGCACGGCCCCGCCCTCTTCTTCCCCGAGGAATTTGGTGATCAGGAACAGGAAATCCTCCTGTGGGAGCCAATCACGGGCGCCCAGCAGCGCATACCGGCGCCCCCGGCGTTGTGCGACAATTTCTCGACGGCTGCCGTGTTGTGCGCAGCGGACGGGTGCGCCCACCGCGACTGCTTCGGTGGTCCTTTCCGCGTGGTCTTCCTCTTCGACGTCCTGATAGACGAGGACGAGGAGACCCACCTCATATCGGCCAGCATATACTCGTCCCAGACTGGCGCCTGGGGGGAGCTGACCTCGGTTCACAGCAACATCGACTTCTCCTCGGAATTCACAGAAAGCTACAGCGTGCTCGTTGACAGATCGGTGCTCTACTTCATGTCTGACGGCAACGCCAACAGTGCGTTCGTCGTGGAGTATGACTTGGCAAGCCATGACCTGACTCTGTTCGGCCTACCGGACACATACTACGGCCATGCATATAGCCTCGTGCTGGTGGAAGATGGTGGAATCGGAGTAATCCAATGCTTGGATAAGCATCTCAAATTGTGGAGAAGAGAGGCCAGTGCTGAAGCAGGATGGGTGCTGAACCGGGTCATGTGCTTGGAAAATTTCATTCCAATGAATGCTTTCTTCCATAGAGTGCAAGTGCTGGGCTTTGCTGAGGAAGCAAATGTCATTTTTTTAACACGGTTGCCGGCCTGTTCACAATAGAGCTACGATCAGGGCATGTGAGGAAGGTGTGCAGTGATCGAGGCTTCTGTAGTTTGATCCCAGTTGTCAGCTTCTACACTCCTCTACCTCGAGGCAAGCACCCGAATCTGCCGGCGTCGAGACCTAGTGGGGAGGCAAGTGGTgaggaggggggagaggaggaAAAAACAGTGGATCAGGCACAGCAATTGTTGAACAAGGGGTCCGATGCTACCAAGGAAGTTGACTTTATCAACACCTTCGAATACGTCAACCATGACCTCGAGATCAGGTTAGGGCACTATTCTTGAACTCGCCACCTATTCCGAGCCACGCTCAAGCATTTGTCTGGATGGCATTGTCGAAAGAAACTTCTATCTAGTTCAGTACTCTTTTACAGATCAGCTGGTAGTTTCCATGTCTCCTTTCCTTAGTTTTGTAGTTAGGAGATGGGCGTAGAACGGCATTACATGTTCTACAATGAGGTGGTTGCCAAGTGATGTTTATCTTTCTTTTGGTCGGTGCAAGCCCTACTGTGCTGGAGTTTGTGCGGCTAAGTGAGTCGAGTTAGCATTAGTGTTATTCAATAGCAATACTATAGAGTTAGGACTTGCATCTTTTGTCAGGATATGTGTATTGAGCCATGCATTTAATCAAAGTGCAATTATTGGAGTGATAGATGTTATCCTATTTCTATTTGAGAAGAGTTATATGCCTCTGGTGCTGGCTTATTGTAAATATCTCATCGATGTGCCGTTTATTTTTATGGTATGTACTTGTTAATTCTGTGCAAACACTAACCAGTTGTTAGAAACGGAACTCAACAGAACATAAAGCAACTTGGGTCATTAAAACAGATGGTGGAATAATTGTAGCTGTGCTACAAAACTTTGATGCCCTTTTATTATTTGTAACCTTAACAATTACATACTGAAAATTTATGCCCTTGTTTTCATCTAGGGTTCCGTGTTATGGAGAAGGTGCTCTGGAGGGAGCTCGCACGCTCAACAAATCTGGATGTGCCTTGCTACCCAAAGATTCTTCAGCTGATGTTCCCAAGAGTGCACCAAGTTTATGCCTTTGTTTTCACCTAGGGCTCCCAGGATTTTGTGAATGTACAACCAGGAGAGATGATGCCGGGAACTCGATGACCTCTGAAAGCAATGTTGAGGATGATCCACCTTTGGAGGAAGGTGAGTCTGAATAATGTACTGTATCTGTATCTCATTGTTCCTTCCTCGGGACCATTGTCGGTGCCAGGGCTGCACCATTTTGTGGTGAAATGCATAATTTCCGCTGAGGTTGTATTGTTCTCTAGGCTTTGTATGAAAAGATTTCTCAAAAATGTTGTCAAATTAACTCAAACCACAATTTTAACGTGGAGTTGTGATTCACCCGAGAAAGTCATATTATCCACATAAACAATGGTCATATACTGCTGCATGTGTGTTTAGACTTGGAACTCAATAGAACTTATATCTTGAATTTACACCATTATTCTGTAAGGGGTCATTTAATTTTTACTAGTGTTGTTATTCAGTTTTGTAATATAGATAACTGATGATGTTGGAGAAAACAATAGGCTTAATAATGTGCTTGTTTTATTGGTTGGATCATATTTTCAAGGTGTATGCCAGCTACTTGCCTTATAAGTTCATATATATACTTATTTAGTTATTTTTATCTTTCTTACCATTGGCGGCttcattattttttgttttttgcagtTAACTGTCTAAACTGTGTACTTGTATCAGGTAGATTTTGCTGCATAAAAGTTACTTTTATAGCAATCATGTGTTACAAATTTACATAATAATGTCAATATCCAATGGCTGTCGGTTGTGTGCTATGCTAAGGAGAGGCTCTCAGGCAAGATAGAAGAGCAATTCTTCTAATTCTTGCTTGCTTTattgatttattcctcacaaggGTCCTCTTTATATAGAAGCCTAACAATCCGATTTAAGTAAGAAATCATGAATATCCCAACTTGTCTAAGGCTCAATCTAAAAGATATATTCCTAATTTAAATGTTAAACTCCTATCTGAGAGATCATGGAATCCTCTCCCTAACTTGGTGCTCTGTGGGCCAACTAGACGTACATAACGTTATCAGTGCTACAAAGGCAACTTGTGTATTCCATGTACATACATAACAATGAGATGATGCAGACAGCCAAATAGACGTACATAACTTGGTGCTTGGTGGGCTAACTAGACGTACATAACATTATCTTTGTTACTATCACCTTTGGAGATACTTACTGTGATTGTGTTCTCATATATGCCTAGTAAACGATAAGGAGTATATCCCAAATTCTCACTGAAAACTGAACTGTCTATCAGATTGCTGTCTGCAAGTCAACATGTCCTCTTTCGCTTGTTCTTCAGAACAACagcaagaggaagaggagaggaaacGTCAATACGAAGAAAAGTGAAGAAGGTAAATGCAACAGTTTGTGTATATTACTACCTTGTTTTACAATTAGTTTTGTGTTGCACATGAGAATTACTGTCAACAGTCCATGGGCTGTTCAAAATCATTAGAATTCATAATGATTGGATTTAAATGGTTTCAGAAAGTGCAGGCTGGCCATAATGAACCTGAGGACATTGACCCTGGTGTTGTTGCTATGATGGGTTTCCGAGGTTTCGGCATGTCGAAGAAGTGAATACTTCCAGGTGGTGTGTCTTTTCGTCGAAGAAGACATGGTCGTCGGCTCGTTGCTATATGCTCCTGGTTCTCGTGATTGTGCCAGCGAGACACAGCTGTCTGATGCAAAGCTTAATATTGGAATGATGAAATTCTGTAATGAATGGTGACCTTTGTGCTGTAAATTGGTGATCATCTGAGTAACATTTCATCTTTGAGAAACATGATAACTATGGGCTGCATATTTCCTCGGTCACAAGAAAATACTCCATTATCTTATAGAAGTGGAGCAATTAGCAGTTGAAGTACTCTGTTATTTCTCAAGACCCGCTTCTTCTACTGTCATCACTTCTCTGTTTGAAAAATGTTTGAAATTGTTTCATTTCATAGTGTATGCATTATCTTATAGCTGCTGTGTGGGGATTAATCTCCTAGGACTTGAAAAACTATATGCATTATCTTTCACTTTGTGTGCAATGATGCTTAATTAGCATTGGAATGGTTGGCTGTTCGGTAAATGATATGCTTGCCTGTTGGGATAGTATTCTTCTTTTCCAGATCAATATTTGTAATTTGTATCTCGCGTAATTCTGCATCCTAACAACTTACAGGATGTTTACAGTGTCAATATTTCCTTTCATCCGTGGCATAACCATCACTTGCTAAAAAACAATTGATTGCTACATAGTATTACACAGTACAATGTTGCAAACAAGCTCAGTGTCTTAAAATTCACAGACTAAGCAAAACTAGAATGAACGCACCTTGTTTTTTGTTAGGCAAGACTTAAAATGCTGACCCCGCACATGTCTACCTATTTGCATCACATGAATTATGGAATCTGAATAAACGAGAACAAAATTAAGGTGGCAAACTGCAGAATAGACGAACATTGAGATTTTGGACGAAGCAGAAGAGGTCTAATAGAGGCCGAACTGGGACCTTCCCGGATACGGGGACGACGTTGCGAGTGACTGCAAGCAGCGAGGTCTTAGGCGGTGGCAACTGAGCGAGGTCTTAGGCGAGGCAACTGATGGCATCAAGAGTTCAAACTTTTGCCTGGAGGTTGCTTTGAAAACTCTTCCAACAGGTTTGAGAGCTAGTCGATTTTCGTCTCATATTTCTAAACAGTGTTGTTGTTGTGATCTTAAGGAGGATGACATGCATCTCTTTTTttgttgtgcttttgcgagagcaTCTTGGTTTTCTCATCCTTGGTACCTCAGAAGTGATCTTCTAACTAAGAATCATCTTTCTATGCAAAGTGTTATTCATGCTCTGCTCAATATGAATCACCCCTATGCATCTATATCTAACATTTTCAATTTTCTTTGGTGCATATGGAAATCTAGAAATGATTGCTTATTTGCTAGAAAATTTTCTCTTCCTCGTCAGGTACACATTGCTGCTTCAGCTTTGGCTGAATACAATAATTACTTACATAATTCAGTCCATGATGATAAGCAAACTGATCAGCTTCTTACCTCTCATAACATAAGTACCTTACCTCAATAGGGCTGCACTGTTAGAACAGATCTTCTCATTTCAGGAGCTAAAATTTATTCTGATGCCACTTTCAATTGTTCGAAGATTCCAGGACTTCTACATGGAATAGCAGCTACTGGAGTTTGGagtatttctctttttttttgcaggaTCAAGCTAAGGTCAATGTGCAAATTCAAACTTCCACCCAAAACACAAGCACGCTTCTTCAAGCTGAAGCCCTTGCTTTTCTTCTTGCAGCTCAAGTTGCTCACAGGCTT from Triticum aestivum cultivar Chinese Spring chromosome 4A, IWGSC CS RefSeq v2.1, whole genome shotgun sequence harbors:
- the LOC123082823 gene encoding uncharacterized protein yields the protein MEAPPPPRRPPAIPDELFEEILLRLPPDDPACLHRASRVCKAWSHTVSSLRFRRRLHELHGTPPVLGFLHNWEDDFIPRFISTTASSFYLAAPDCLTWRAIDCRHGPALFFPEEFGDQEQEILLWEPITGAQQRIPAPPALCDNFSTAAVLCAADGCAHRDCFGGPFRVVFLFDVLIDEDEETHLISASIYSSQTGAWGELTSVHSNIDFSSEFTESYSVLVDRSVLYFMSDGNANSAFVVEYDLASHDLTLFGLPDTYYGHAYSLVLVEDGGIGVIQCLDKHLKLWRREASAEAGWVLNRVMCLENFIPMNAFFHRVQVLGFAEEANVIFLTRLPACSQ